Proteins found in one Kangiella sediminilitoris genomic segment:
- the coaBC gene encoding bifunctional phosphopantothenoylcysteine decarboxylase/phosphopantothenate--cysteine ligase CoaBC, whose product MSLQGKKILLGITGGIAAYKSAELSRLLIKAGAEVRCVMTQGAKAFITPMTFQALTGNPVHEHLLDSEAEAAMGHIELARWADLVLIAPATADILSKLTVGAADDLLTTLCLATAAPVAVAPAMNQQMWANAATQNNVRTLVERGIPLWGPESGDQACGDVGPGRMLEPAELVKHVERSFVKQTLKGQHWVITAGPTVEAIDPVRYLANRSSGKMGYAVADMAAKAGAKVTLVSGPVCLEAPTGVKRIKVESAQAMLEAVQNNLGADSVFVSCAAVADYRPTETANQKMKKSGDEGLSIELMQNPDILRWVAKNSSAFCVGFAAETQNVSDYAKSKMQRKGISMICANDVSRCDIGFSCDDNELQVFYIDNGNIEERQIGPASKSQVAEELIKVIEKVRHSNQ is encoded by the coding sequence ATGAGTTTGCAAGGTAAAAAAATCCTGTTAGGCATAACGGGCGGTATTGCTGCGTATAAAAGTGCGGAGCTAAGCCGTCTGCTAATAAAAGCTGGCGCCGAAGTTCGTTGTGTGATGACACAGGGTGCGAAGGCCTTTATTACGCCGATGACATTTCAGGCTTTAACGGGGAACCCTGTGCACGAACATTTGCTTGACTCAGAAGCTGAAGCTGCCATGGGGCATATCGAATTAGCACGTTGGGCTGATTTAGTACTTATTGCTCCCGCTACCGCAGACATCCTGTCTAAACTAACAGTCGGCGCGGCTGATGACCTGCTAACTACGTTATGCCTGGCTACTGCAGCTCCTGTGGCTGTTGCGCCTGCTATGAACCAGCAGATGTGGGCAAATGCTGCAACCCAGAATAATGTGAGAACGCTTGTTGAGCGAGGTATTCCTCTATGGGGACCTGAGTCAGGGGATCAGGCCTGTGGCGATGTCGGGCCAGGCCGGATGTTAGAACCTGCTGAGCTGGTTAAGCATGTAGAGCGTTCTTTTGTTAAACAAACTCTGAAAGGGCAACATTGGGTTATCACGGCCGGCCCTACGGTCGAAGCCATTGACCCGGTACGTTATCTTGCTAATCGAAGTTCCGGGAAAATGGGGTACGCTGTGGCTGACATGGCCGCAAAAGCGGGTGCCAAGGTGACTTTAGTCAGTGGCCCAGTATGCTTAGAAGCGCCTACGGGCGTTAAAAGAATCAAAGTAGAGAGTGCCCAGGCAATGTTAGAGGCTGTCCAGAATAATCTGGGAGCTGATAGTGTATTTGTGTCCTGCGCGGCCGTTGCTGATTATCGACCAACGGAAACCGCGAATCAGAAAATGAAAAAAAGCGGTGATGAAGGTTTAAGTATAGAGTTGATGCAAAACCCTGATATTTTGAGGTGGGTCGCTAAAAATAGTAGTGCGTTTTGTGTTGGGTTTGCAGCTGAAACGCAAAACGTCAGTGACTATGCAAAATCTAAAATGCAGCGTAAAGGTATCAGCATGATCTGCGCAAATGATGTTAGCCGGTGTGACATTGGTTTTTCGTGTGATGATAATGAGTTACAGGTTTTTTATATCGATAATGGCAACATCGAGGAAAGGCAAATTGGCCCAGCCAGCAAGTCGCAGGTGGCAGAGGAATTAATCAAGGTTATTGAGAAGGTTCGACACTCGAATCAATAA
- a CDS encoding phosphomannomutase/phosphoglucomutase translates to MRKGKSLASFFIIPLVIGLVILVGISASLYYLGIEKPLETQAKQLLETRLAERANLIQQRFGQIQNALTLSADSVFGEDDKSVSQKIKKQVPQLDNVVLFDSTTIQPSKDTEPAITHVIIDLLRQADKGNTVPPELILDNGQPSYVAFVDKLADERLLLATLNLNEVGNLLGDADNHSRIELRQNFGDVSHTVASVGTAEAEGKPLLISPSFGANWTLALWQKISRFSTDAGKLPLLMFIAALAAFFIVGLLPLMSMNRLFKSDARNFIQGVKEGAASEKKYQLSYFNELAAGYSRVAGRPGRGEESESSPEVEGGDDALEIAEQAESPQEQPAGSLNEMDRAEILFESGSDSEASSLFVVDEEDISKTISPEIFREYDIRGVVGDNLNAEVVYVIGKAIGSEAYSRGEQSIVVGRDGRLSSPELHAALIEGLQASGRDVLDLGMVTTPLVYFATHTLNSRSGVMLTGSHNPARHNGLKVVLAGETLHGEQIQELLNRIQTQEFFSGNGQVSQVSVEQDYMQKITADIQLEKPLKVAVDCGNGVAGEFAPKLLQALGCDVIGLYTEVDGNFPNHHPDPNHADNLQALIEMVVSEKADIGIAFDGDGDRLGVIDNQGKVIWTDRLMMLFAKDVLSRNPEAEIIYDVKCTRLLRDVIEQSGGQPLMWKTGHSLMKAKMRETEAPLGGEGSGHIYFNERWFGFDDALYAAARLLQLLDLSGKTSSEMFSELPEGVSSEEINVPIPDKIKFKLIKALVVKGDFGQGKVSTIDGLRVDYEDRWFLARASNTTPSIVVKFEAESEVALEAVKDVLRQELLKIAPKLKLNF, encoded by the coding sequence ATGAGAAAGGGTAAAAGTTTAGCCAGCTTTTTTATCATTCCGTTAGTAATAGGGCTCGTTATTTTAGTTGGCATATCAGCCAGCCTATATTACTTAGGAATTGAAAAGCCTTTGGAAACTCAGGCGAAGCAGTTATTAGAAACACGGCTCGCGGAGCGAGCAAATCTTATCCAGCAACGCTTTGGGCAAATTCAAAACGCTTTAACCCTTTCTGCAGATTCTGTTTTTGGAGAGGACGATAAAAGCGTCAGTCAAAAAATCAAAAAGCAGGTCCCTCAGCTTGATAATGTTGTCTTGTTTGATTCCACTACTATCCAGCCCTCAAAAGATACCGAGCCTGCCATTACCCATGTCATCATTGATTTATTGCGTCAGGCGGATAAAGGCAATACAGTTCCTCCGGAACTGATATTGGACAATGGTCAGCCTAGCTATGTTGCCTTTGTTGATAAGTTAGCTGACGAGCGTTTGTTGCTTGCTACTTTAAACCTGAACGAAGTAGGGAATTTATTGGGTGACGCTGATAATCACAGCAGGATTGAGTTAAGGCAGAACTTCGGAGATGTATCGCATACAGTGGCTTCGGTGGGGACAGCCGAGGCGGAAGGCAAGCCGTTGCTTATTTCACCTAGTTTTGGTGCAAACTGGACACTGGCTTTATGGCAGAAAATTAGCAGGTTCAGTACAGATGCCGGCAAGCTACCATTATTAATGTTTATTGCTGCTCTGGCGGCCTTTTTTATTGTGGGCTTACTACCATTGATGAGCATGAACCGTTTGTTTAAAAGTGATGCAAGAAACTTCATTCAGGGGGTAAAAGAAGGAGCTGCCTCTGAAAAGAAATATCAGTTGAGCTACTTCAATGAACTGGCTGCCGGTTACTCGAGAGTTGCAGGAAGACCAGGGCGAGGAGAAGAGTCAGAATCGTCGCCGGAAGTCGAGGGTGGTGATGATGCTTTGGAAATCGCGGAACAGGCCGAGTCGCCTCAGGAGCAGCCAGCAGGGTCTTTAAATGAGATGGACAGAGCCGAAATTTTATTTGAGTCTGGCTCTGATTCAGAGGCATCAAGTTTATTTGTTGTAGATGAAGAAGATATATCCAAAACTATTAGCCCAGAAATATTCAGGGAGTATGACATCAGAGGGGTTGTTGGGGACAATCTGAATGCTGAGGTTGTCTATGTGATTGGCAAGGCTATAGGAAGCGAAGCTTATTCCAGAGGTGAGCAAAGTATTGTGGTTGGGCGGGATGGTCGCCTTTCTAGTCCTGAGTTGCATGCAGCTTTAATTGAAGGGTTACAAGCGAGCGGCCGTGATGTATTAGATTTAGGTATGGTGACTACACCTCTGGTCTACTTTGCGACACATACTTTGAACTCTCGCTCAGGTGTTATGTTAACGGGCAGCCATAATCCAGCCAGGCATAATGGGCTGAAAGTTGTATTAGCTGGAGAAACACTGCATGGTGAGCAAATTCAGGAGCTGTTAAATCGAATACAGACCCAGGAATTTTTCAGTGGCAATGGTCAGGTTTCGCAAGTATCCGTAGAGCAGGATTATATGCAGAAGATTACTGCCGATATCCAGCTGGAAAAGCCTCTTAAAGTTGCTGTTGACTGTGGCAATGGGGTAGCCGGAGAGTTTGCACCTAAACTTCTACAGGCTCTCGGCTGTGATGTCATAGGACTATACACAGAGGTTGATGGTAATTTTCCTAACCATCACCCGGACCCAAATCATGCTGATAACCTTCAGGCACTAATAGAAATGGTGGTGTCGGAAAAAGCGGATATAGGAATCGCCTTTGATGGGGACGGTGATCGTCTGGGTGTAATTGATAATCAAGGAAAAGTTATCTGGACCGACCGTTTGATGATGTTGTTTGCGAAGGACGTCCTGTCAAGAAATCCTGAAGCGGAAATTATATACGATGTCAAATGTACACGCTTATTGAGGGATGTCATTGAGCAGTCGGGGGGGCAGCCTTTGATGTGGAAAACCGGGCACTCGTTGATGAAAGCCAAGATGCGAGAGACAGAAGCCCCTCTAGGTGGCGAGGGTAGTGGTCATATTTATTTTAATGAACGATGGTTCGGTTTTGACGATGCTTTATATGCAGCAGCACGTTTATTACAGCTGCTTGACTTGTCCGGCAAAACATCCTCGGAAATGTTCAGCGAACTACCTGAAGGAGTGTCCTCTGAGGAAATAAATGTGCCTATCCCGGATAAAATTAAATTTAAGTTGATAAAGGCCCTGGTGGTAAAAGGTGACTTTGGACAGGGTAAGGTTAGTACCATTGATGGACTGAGGGTCGATTACGAGGATCGATGGTTTCTGGCCAGAGCTTCAAATACTACCCCGAGCATTGTGGTGAAATTTGAGGCTGAAAGTGAGGTAGCATTGGAAGCCGTTAAAGATGTATTGCGACAAGAGTTATTAAAGATCGCACCAAAACTAAAGTTGAATTTCTAA
- the slmA gene encoding nucleoid occlusion factor SlmA, with protein sequence MATKNSSKRKNEILQALALMLEKDPGERITTAKLAKEVGVSEAALYRHFPSKARMFEGLIEFTEEAIFSRMNIIAKEQSDLGTQCQQTLSLILTFASRNPGICRLLTGEALSGEHERLRGRISQLFNRVETQIKQLFRQHEVAVKGKYSPEVGSRANLLVAVVEGRIQQYVRTDFTQSPLASWDNQWQLLSPITGLSS encoded by the coding sequence ATGGCAACAAAAAATTCGTCAAAGAGAAAGAATGAAATATTGCAGGCGCTAGCATTGATGCTGGAAAAAGATCCCGGGGAACGAATCACTACAGCAAAATTAGCGAAAGAGGTGGGAGTCTCTGAAGCTGCTTTGTATCGTCACTTTCCAAGTAAGGCAAGGATGTTTGAGGGGTTAATAGAGTTCACCGAAGAAGCAATATTTTCTCGCATGAACATCATTGCTAAAGAGCAAAGTGATTTGGGTACTCAATGTCAGCAGACATTGAGCTTAATTTTGACCTTTGCCAGCCGTAACCCAGGAATTTGTCGTTTATTAACAGGGGAAGCTTTGTCCGGAGAGCATGAGCGCTTAAGAGGGCGTATCAGTCAATTGTTTAATCGTGTTGAAACGCAAATAAAGCAACTTTTCAGACAGCATGAGGTAGCGGTGAAAGGTAAATATAGTCCTGAGGTTGGCAGTCGTGCAAACTTACTGGTGGCTGTTGTTGAGGGACGAATTCAGCAATACGTCAGAACGGATTTCACACAATCGCCTTTGGCAAGCTGGGATAACCAGTGGCAACTATTATCACCTATAACCGGCTTAAGTTCCTAG
- the pyrE gene encoding orotate phosphoribosyltransferase, whose protein sequence is MYDYQKQFIELALAKEVLKFGEFTLKSGRISPYFFNTGLFDNGQDLAQLGSCYAQTIVQQKIPFDIIFGPAYKGIPLVSCTTVALAEHHNIAAPYSFNRKEKKDHGEGGNIVGSPLKGDILIIDDVISAGTAIRESIDIIKQQGATPKAVLIALDRQEKGTGELSAVQEVEQDYGIPVFSIIKLADLLTYLKDHPKFSSYYPKVLNYRETYGVE, encoded by the coding sequence ATGTACGATTATCAAAAACAATTTATCGAACTGGCGCTGGCAAAAGAAGTTTTAAAGTTTGGGGAGTTCACTTTGAAAAGTGGGCGCATCAGTCCCTATTTTTTCAATACGGGTCTTTTCGATAATGGTCAGGATCTTGCGCAGCTTGGTAGCTGCTATGCCCAGACCATCGTACAGCAGAAAATCCCTTTCGATATTATCTTTGGCCCAGCGTATAAGGGGATCCCGCTGGTAAGCTGCACTACAGTAGCCTTGGCCGAGCACCACAATATAGCCGCTCCCTATAGTTTCAACAGGAAAGAGAAAAAAGATCATGGTGAAGGGGGAAATATTGTAGGAAGTCCGCTAAAGGGCGATATTTTGATTATCGATGATGTCATCAGCGCTGGGACTGCTATCAGGGAGTCTATCGATATCATTAAACAGCAGGGAGCAACGCCCAAAGCTGTTCTGATTGCACTGGATCGCCAGGAAAAAGGTACCGGTGAGCTATCTGCGGTTCAAGAAGTTGAACAAGATTACGGAATTCCTGTATTTTCTATAATAAAGTTAGCTGACTTACTAACTTACTTGAAAGATCATCCTAAATTCAGCAGCTACTACCCTAAAGTACTCAATTACCGAGAAACTTACGGTGTTGAATAA
- a CDS encoding PilZ domain-containing protein, translating into MRIEQDGQHKLRDSEAKFKQLKGDARRFFRVSIHLPVAIRQQNSDVLISESLDISEGGILVKNAEGHGLQKGDTVKVHIEGILGEDQEQMVLHPMRVLRVEETTIALEFV; encoded by the coding sequence ATGAGAATAGAGCAAGATGGCCAGCATAAACTTCGTGATAGCGAAGCTAAATTTAAGCAGTTAAAGGGCGATGCTCGTCGCTTTTTCCGCGTGTCTATACACTTACCAGTAGCAATTAGACAACAAAACTCTGATGTATTAATTTCAGAAAGCCTCGATATTTCAGAAGGCGGTATCCTGGTAAAAAATGCTGAAGGTCATGGTTTACAGAAAGGCGACACAGTTAAAGTACATATTGAAGGTATTCTTGGTGAGGATCAGGAACAAATGGTACTTCACCCAATGAGAGTACTGCGGGTAGAAGAGACCACCATAGCTTTGGAATTTGTCTAA
- the rsmA gene encoding 16S rRNA (adenine(1518)-N(6)/adenine(1519)-N(6))-dimethyltransferase RsmA: MAHSKVVQGHQARKRFGQNFLSDDFYISKIIESIAPQPDQHLVEIGPGLGAITEHLIKKAGKLDVVELDRDLIPRLESKFGHYENFSIHQSDALKFNFSELRQESEEPLRIVGNLPYNISTPLIFHLLKQREDIEDMYFMLQKEVVERLCAHPGTKQYGRLSVMAQYYCHASMLFTVPAGAFSPPPKVESAIVCLQPYKSLPQSVNDADLLAKIVTAAFNQRRKTIRNSLKQWLESEDFDSIGLAGSERAERLSLEDFIKICQYIEQSS, from the coding sequence ATGGCTCACTCTAAGGTTGTGCAAGGCCACCAGGCAAGAAAACGCTTCGGCCAAAACTTTTTATCAGATGATTTTTATATCTCAAAAATTATTGAATCAATTGCTCCCCAGCCAGATCAACATCTTGTAGAAATCGGGCCAGGACTGGGTGCGATAACAGAGCACCTGATAAAAAAAGCGGGAAAGCTCGATGTTGTTGAACTCGACAGGGATTTAATTCCCCGTCTTGAGTCAAAATTTGGTCACTATGAGAACTTTAGCATTCACCAGAGCGATGCACTCAAGTTTAATTTTAGTGAACTGCGACAAGAGTCGGAGGAACCACTCAGAATAGTCGGTAATCTTCCCTACAATATATCAACACCATTAATTTTTCACTTACTCAAGCAGCGAGAAGACATAGAAGATATGTACTTTATGCTGCAAAAGGAAGTTGTGGAGCGCCTGTGCGCACACCCAGGGACAAAGCAGTACGGACGCTTAAGCGTTATGGCGCAGTACTATTGCCATGCGAGCATGTTATTTACCGTTCCTGCAGGTGCATTCTCACCACCTCCAAAGGTTGAATCAGCAATTGTCTGCCTTCAACCCTATAAATCGTTACCGCAGTCAGTCAATGACGCTGATTTATTAGCTAAAATCGTGACTGCGGCTTTCAACCAGCGCAGAAAAACTATTAGAAATAGTTTAAAGCAATGGTTAGAGAGCGAAGACTTTGATTCTATTGGGTTAGCCGGCTCGGAAAGAGCTGAACGCTTGTCATTAGAAGATTTTATTAAAATCTGTCAATATATAGAGCAATCCTCTTAA
- the pdxA gene encoding 4-hydroxythreonine-4-phosphate dehydrogenase PdxA, whose amino-acid sequence MSRILITAGEPAGIGPEIMVKMAQHSCADQLIICASPSLLTAAAKKLQLPLELSEFTPDTRLESHRTGHLWIIPCELDATEVNPGQLNVAHAAYVLDTLKIAHEHAISGQVDAILTGPVHKGIINESGLSFSGHTEFFAEQSQSEKVVMMLATEGLRVALATTHLSLREVPDAITPELLTQIITILVEELKSKFSIQHPRVLVCGLNPHAGENGHLGTEEIRVIEPTLETLRQNLNADIIGPLPADTAFQPNKLAEVDTVLAMYHDQGLPTLKYKGFGKAVNVTLGLPYIRTSVDHGTGLDIADKGIADIGSMQYALQFTQDLIQRHKQSHGSL is encoded by the coding sequence ATTTCAAGAATTTTAATTACGGCTGGCGAACCCGCTGGTATTGGACCAGAAATCATGGTCAAGATGGCGCAGCACTCCTGCGCTGATCAGCTTATCATTTGTGCCTCACCTTCTCTTTTAACAGCAGCAGCAAAGAAACTTCAATTACCTCTAGAGCTTTCCGAGTTTACCCCAGACACACGACTAGAGTCTCATCGTACAGGGCATTTATGGATTATTCCTTGCGAACTTGATGCCACAGAGGTGAATCCGGGGCAACTAAATGTCGCTCATGCTGCATACGTGCTGGACACACTCAAAATTGCTCATGAACATGCTATTAGCGGGCAGGTGGATGCCATACTAACTGGCCCTGTGCATAAAGGCATCATCAATGAGTCTGGTTTGTCTTTTTCAGGTCATACAGAATTTTTCGCTGAACAAAGTCAATCCGAAAAAGTTGTTATGATGTTAGCAACTGAGGGGCTTAGAGTAGCTCTGGCTACTACCCATTTATCGCTGAGAGAGGTTCCCGATGCGATCACACCTGAGTTGCTAACCCAGATCATAACGATCCTGGTCGAAGAATTAAAAAGTAAATTTTCTATACAACATCCACGCGTCCTTGTCTGTGGATTAAATCCACATGCAGGTGAAAATGGCCACCTGGGAACAGAAGAGATACGTGTGATTGAGCCAACTTTAGAAACCCTGAGACAAAATTTGAACGCTGACATTATCGGACCGCTACCGGCGGATACTGCATTCCAGCCAAATAAATTAGCTGAAGTAGATACTGTACTGGCAATGTATCATGACCAAGGACTTCCAACCCTGAAGTACAAAGGGTTTGGCAAGGCTGTAAACGTAACCTTAGGGCTGCCTTATATACGGACATCTGTCGATCACGGAACCGGGCTTGATATCGCTGATAAAGGTATTGCTGATATCGGTAGCATGCAATATGCGTTACAATTTACCCAAGATCTCATTCAGCGACATAAACAATCCCATGGCTCACTCTAA
- a CDS encoding peptidylprolyl isomerase, translated as MTLKHLISACLLVTSFSVLMAPAAKGAETIDKVIAQVDQDVILQSELNRKILQAKGQILSRGGQLPPENVLEKELLEQLIIQSLQYQMAARSGMQVQPAELQQIAASVAKQEGMTLDEFRLNMEQQGIAYELFLDDLRKEILTSRFREAFVSRRIKISEKEINSLVKAMDAKSNIEYQLGHILVAVDEDASDSEVASAKEEALGLKQQIEQGAEFEEIAKKHSDASDASKGGDFGWSTEENLPELFRSPVYYMDQGDISRLIRSPAGFHILKLRDKRGDMEHVVQQTKARHILIRPDAITTTKDAKDLLHHIRKEVIAGKSDFGDMAKKYSDDPGSANLGGELGWNNAGVYDPVFEETLSNLEVNEISQPFQTSFGWHIVQLTGKRQDDQTDDMKRQQAAKILRQRKFSEEVENWIREIRDEAYVKKVVEEDA; from the coding sequence ATGACATTAAAACATTTGATTTCGGCTTGCTTGTTAGTTACTTCATTTAGCGTACTAATGGCTCCTGCTGCAAAAGGCGCAGAGACTATTGATAAAGTAATAGCTCAGGTTGATCAAGACGTTATCCTACAAAGTGAACTTAACCGCAAAATATTACAGGCCAAAGGTCAAATCCTCTCACGTGGTGGACAGCTACCTCCAGAAAACGTTTTAGAGAAAGAACTGTTAGAACAGTTAATTATTCAAAGCCTACAGTATCAGATGGCGGCACGCTCTGGAATGCAGGTTCAGCCAGCAGAGCTACAGCAAATTGCAGCCAGTGTAGCAAAGCAGGAAGGCATGACATTGGATGAATTCCGGCTCAATATGGAGCAGCAAGGCATAGCCTATGAGCTATTCCTTGATGACCTCCGTAAAGAGATATTAACTTCTCGCTTCCGAGAAGCCTTCGTATCTCGTCGCATAAAAATCAGCGAAAAAGAAATCAATTCACTGGTTAAAGCGATGGACGCAAAAAGCAACATTGAATACCAGTTAGGCCATATTCTGGTTGCTGTCGATGAAGATGCCAGCGATAGCGAGGTCGCTTCTGCAAAGGAAGAGGCGCTAGGTTTAAAGCAACAGATTGAACAAGGTGCGGAGTTTGAAGAGATAGCAAAGAAGCACTCGGACGCTTCAGATGCCAGTAAAGGCGGTGATTTTGGCTGGAGTACGGAAGAGAACCTACCAGAACTATTTCGATCACCTGTTTATTATATGGATCAAGGCGATATTTCACGTCTAATTCGCAGTCCAGCGGGCTTTCATATACTTAAGCTTCGCGACAAACGCGGTGATATGGAGCACGTCGTTCAACAGACAAAAGCTCGCCATATACTGATACGCCCGGACGCTATTACTACGACAAAAGATGCCAAAGATTTGTTACATCATATACGTAAAGAGGTTATAGCAGGTAAATCCGATTTCGGGGATATGGCAAAAAAATATTCAGACGATCCAGGCTCTGCTAATTTAGGTGGTGAACTTGGTTGGAATAACGCTGGTGTTTATGACCCAGTGTTCGAAGAAACACTCTCAAACCTTGAGGTCAATGAAATTAGCCAACCCTTCCAAACTAGTTTTGGCTGGCATATTGTGCAGCTGACAGGCAAACGTCAAGATGATCAAACAGATGATATGAAGCGTCAGCAGGCAGCAAAAATTCTTCGCCAGCGTAAATTTTCAGAAGAAGTAGAAAACTGGATTCGAGAAATTCGAGATGAAGCCTATGTTAAAAAAGTTGTTGAGGAAGACGCCTAG